The genomic segment ATCAGTTACGGACAGTCGGCGCTTGACCTGACCAAGGCCTACACCGTGCCCGGCACTGAAGCCAAGGAACTGTTCATCCCGCGTAAACAGCTGTCCACCAGCCTGACGATCAACCCGGAACTGACCCTGGCCGCGCAGTACTTTTTCGGTTGGGACGCATCGCGAATTCCGGAATCGGGCACCTTTCTGGGCTTCAACGACGGGATTCAGAACGGCGGGCATGATCTGTCGCTGATCGGCGGCGCCAACCCGTTGTATGGCACGCCGGGGCCGCTGGGGGCGAATCAGTTTTTGCGCCTGGACAACGGCCATACGTTCACGCCCAACCAAAGCGGCGACTTCGGCTTGATGGCCAAGTGGAGCCCGGCATGGCTGGACGGCACGTTGGGCCTGTACTACCGCAAGACCTCCGACACGCTGCCCAACATTGTGCTGCAACCCGTGCCCGTGGGCGTTCCACAGCTGATCTCGGGCAACGCCGGCAGTTACAACCAGTTCTACGTCGATGACATCGATATCTATGGCTTGAGCCTGGCGAAAAACATTGCCGGCATCAGCTTCGGCCTGGACCTGAACTATCGCCACAACATGCCGTTGTCCAGCGTGCCGGCCACGGTCAATCCGTCGGCCGCAGCGGCGGGGCAACCGGGTGTCATCAGCAGTTTCAACGGTGAAAACGGCGTGGCTCGCGGCAATACCGTACACGCGGTGCTCAACGGCTTGACCACCTTCGGCCCGACCCCTGTCTGGGACACCGCGCCGCTGTTGGTCGAGGTGGCGTACAGCCGCTGGCTGGACGTGACTGAAAACCAGCAGCTGTTCAAGGGCAACGACTGGTACACCGGCATCGATAAAGTCACCAAAGACAACTACATCATGGGGATGAACTTCACCCCGACCTGGTATCAGGTGTTCCCCGGCATCGATATGTACCTGCCGCTGAGCTACAACGTCGGCCTTGCCGGTCAGTCTTCTGTGCAATTGGGCGGCAACAAAGGCACCGGCAGCTACTCGGTGGGTGTCGGCATGGACGTGCGGACCCAGTACCGCTTCGATCTCAAGTACGTCGACAATTTCGGCGAATTCGACACCTGCGACGCGCCGAATCAAGGCGCCATCGCCGGCAGCAAGTGCGTTGTCGGTCAGGCCACCTCGTTTGCCGGTATCCCGGCGCAGTTGAAGGATCGCGGCATGGTCGCGCTCACTTTCAAAACCACCCTTTGATCCCGGCGCCGTGCGTTGACAGGAGACACCCGATGAAATTCGTCAAGACAATACTGGCGGCCAGCCTGGCGCTGACCATCGCCAGCGGGGCCCATGCCGCGGTATCTGCGGATCAGGCAGCGAAACTCGGCACCAGCCTCACGGCCGTAGGCGCGGAAAAAGCCGCCAACGCCGATGGCAGCATCCCGGCCTACACCGGTGGCCTGACCACCATTCCCGCCGATTTCAAGACCGGCGACTCGTTCCGCCCTGACCCCTATGGCAGCGAAAAGCCGCGGCTGGTGATTACCCCGCAAAACGTCGCGCAGCAGAAAGACAAACTGACCGCTACCACGCAAGCGCTGTTGGCGCGCTACCCGACCTACCGCCTGGATGTGTATCCGACCCACCGCAGCGTTGCATTGCCCAAAGGCGTGCTGGACAACACCGCGAAAAATGCCGTGAACGCCAAGACCACTGACGGCGGCCTGGCCCTGGAAAACGTGCTGCCGGGGGTGCCGTTCCCGATTCCGGCCGACGGCAATGAAGCGATGTGGAACCACTTGTTGCGCTATCAGGGCGTGGCCATGACCAACAAGTACGACTCCTGGAACGTCGACTCGTCCGGCGCTGCGTCGTTGAGTTCAACCGGCGTGTTCTTCATTGAGTACCCGTTGTATGCCGCTGCACGTCCCGTGGGACCGGTCACGCCCGACGAAACCTATTACAAGATCAAGCTGACCTACAC from the Pseudomonas sp. N3-W genome contains:
- a CDS encoding DUF1329 domain-containing protein, with the translated sequence MKFVKTILAASLALTIASGAHAAVSADQAAKLGTSLTAVGAEKAANADGSIPAYTGGLTTIPADFKTGDSFRPDPYGSEKPRLVITPQNVAQQKDKLTATTQALLARYPTYRLDVYPTHRSVALPKGVLDNTAKNAVNAKTTDGGLALENVLPGVPFPIPADGNEAMWNHLLRYQGVAMTNKYDSWNVDSSGAASLSSTGVFFIEYPLYAAARPVGPVTPDETYYKIKLTYTGPARRAGEALLLMDSVNPLKQPRRAWQYLPGQRRVKLAPDLAYDTPNPGTVGAATYDDAFLFNGAMDRYDFKLVGKKELYVPYNTYKLSYHKDAADVMKANHINPDLLRWELHRVWVVEATLKPGKRHIYSKRTFYLDEDSWIALASDEYDGRGQLYRGGFSHLTYSYDVQAPDTINHMLYDLVSGAYNVNGFYGPYGGLKYIDPLSKAQWSAESLAGAGIR
- a CDS encoding DUF1302 domain-containing protein; amino-acid sequence: MNNNNKICHPHLRRGLLASAVLAGLGMSPVYAFEFNTGNDDLSVRFDNTLKLNYAERVEGANSKLANTWNSNDGDRNFSAGSPVSERIDVLSELDVVFKQNMGFRVSANSWYDHAYDDVGSNNPSTNQLNNGKPDANRQSGYVDRYYNGPSAQFLDAFVFGSTEIGDEALLSGKLGQHNVYWGESILAVAHGISYGQSALDLTKAYTVPGTEAKELFIPRKQLSTSLTINPELTLAAQYFFGWDASRIPESGTFLGFNDGIQNGGHDLSLIGGANPLYGTPGPLGANQFLRLDNGHTFTPNQSGDFGLMAKWSPAWLDGTLGLYYRKTSDTLPNIVLQPVPVGVPQLISGNAGSYNQFYVDDIDIYGLSLAKNIAGISFGLDLNYRHNMPLSSVPATVNPSAAAAGQPGVISSFNGENGVARGNTVHAVLNGLTTFGPTPVWDTAPLLVEVAYSRWLDVTENQQLFKGNDWYTGIDKVTKDNYIMGMNFTPTWYQVFPGIDMYLPLSYNVGLAGQSSVQLGGNKGTGSYSVGVGMDVRTQYRFDLKYVDNFGEFDTCDAPNQGAIAGSKCVVGQATSFAGIPAQLKDRGMVALTFKTTL